A genomic window from Betta splendens chromosome 24, fBetSpl5.4, whole genome shotgun sequence includes:
- the LOC129603703 gene encoding piggyBac transposable element-derived protein 4-like gives VRRRLRQVDLESTFRMFVTPAVERIVLENTNLEGSRKLGSAWKGMDEVDLRAYLGLLILSGVYRSRGEAVASLWDAESGRAIFRATMSLKLFHAYSKLLRFDDRQTRPARRATDKLAAVREVWDAWVERLPSLYDPGPNVTVDEQLVPFRGRCSFRQYMPSKPAKYGLKFWVACDAKSSYAWKMQLYTGKPGGGGGGGGGGGGGGEKRASEKKQGQRVVLDVTEGLAGPRNVTCDNFFTSYELGQRLLRRELTMLGTVRKNKPELPPALLSVKGRSAFSSAFAFTPSTVLVSYVPKKNKNVILMSTLHSAATAADDVLLVDAGRRDKKPFAVLDYNATKGGVDNLDKVIGTYSCRRKTARWPVAVFHNVLDVSCYNAFVVWREAHPDWMPGNRSKRRVFLEQLGKALVTPLIRRRRHPPRGEASASLVRTLQKGVRDTRAGPPPAPCPALPDSGQQQQQQEQQEQQEQQQQQQQQQRQALTADLVWGEDGDDEGDRGEHDGLGSAASDRAQKGKRKRCQICPRARDRKTNNVCHRCERYICHRHLLFCCSDCAPRS, from the exons gtacgcagGCGGCTCAGGCAGGTCGACTtggaatcgaccttccgcatgtttgtgaccccggcggtggaaaggatcgtcctggagaacaccaacctggagggctctcgaaagctcgggagcgcctggaagggcatggacgaggtcgacctgcgagcctacttgggcctcctgattttgtccggcgtctacaggtcccgaggggaggccgtggccagcctgtgggacgccgagagcggcagggccatttttcgcgccacgatgtcgctcaagttgtttcacgcttactcgaagctgttgcgtttcgacgatcgccaaacgagacccgccaggcgagcgacggacaaactggcagccgtgagagaggtctgggacgcgtgggtggagcggctgcccagcctctacgacccgggtcctaacgtgacggtggacgagcaactggtacctttcagag gtcgttgctctttcagacagtacatgcctagcaagccagcaaaatacggcctcaagttttgggtggcgtgcgacgccaagtccagctacgcttggaagatgcagctttacacaggcaagccaggaggaggaggaggaggaggaggaggaggaggaggaggaggagaaaagagagcttctgaaaaaaagcagggccagcgggtcgtgctggacgtcacagaagggctcgccgggcctcgcaacgtgacgtgcgacaactttttcacttcctacgaactgggccagcggctcctgcgcagggagctcaccatgctcggtacggttcgcaagaacaagccggaattgccgccggcgctcctctcggtcaagggcaggagcgccttctcctccgcgtttgccttcactcccagcaccgtcctggtgtcctacgtgcccaagaaaaacaaaaacgtgatcctgatgagcacgctacactcggccgccacggccgccgacgacgtcctcctcgtcgacgcaggacggcgggacaaaaagccctttgccgtcctagactacaacgccaccaagggaggcgtagacaacctggacaaggtgataggaacctacagctgcaggagaaagacggcgcgctggcccgtggcggtgtttcacaacgtcctagacgtgtcttgctacaacgctttcgtcgtgtggcgggaggcccacccggactggatgcccggcaaccgcagcaagaggagggtgtttctagagcagctgggcaaggcgctcgtgactcctctcatccgcagaaggcgccatccgcctcgcggcgaagcgtccgcctcgctcgtgcggacgcttcagaagggggttcgggacacccgtgcgggtcctcctcccgctccctgtcctgctcttccggactcggggcagcagcaacagcagcaggagcagcaggagcagcaggagcagcagcagcagcagcagcagcagcagcggcaggccctcaccgcagacctcgtctggggtgaagacggggacgatgagggtgacagaggagaacacgacggcctcggttccgccgctagcgaccgggcgcaaaagggcaagaggaaaaggtgtcaaatttgtccgcgcgcgagggaccgcaaaacaaacaacgtttgccatcggtgcgagagatacatctgccacagacatttgctcttctgctgttcagactgcgcccctcgctcctga